The Anguilla anguilla isolate fAngAng1 chromosome 2, fAngAng1.pri, whole genome shotgun sequence genome contains the following window.
tgagGATCACTTCACTTAAATTTCCCCTCTTTcgtgccactcatgttacattcACCTCCATTCCGGCACTtattgcactgctgttgtatcaTCGTCCCGATGTTGTAGCTTGAActgccccctagtttgactaagcacaggttaggtcagagagtaatgttcactgtgtggactggacttaatgtgttcatggctatgagtaactgttacaaaatgagtattttgtacctgtgttttgtagttgttccgaTGACCTtttggtatgcacttttgtacgtcgctttggataaaagcgtctgccaaataaatgtaatgtaaatgtaatgtaaatgtaatgtaaatgtaatgtaatgtaatgtgatgtaatgaggAAATGCCCTGGGACGAACATGGCTGGTGGTCGTGCTTGcactgagccccgcccctccacccccccccccccccccccccccccgcctcccattTTCGCGCAGGTATCGTCCGCGCCTCCAGCGTGTTCCCCATCCTCAGCaccatcctgctgctgctgggcgggCTGTGCGTGGGCGTGGGCCGCATCTACAGCGGCAAGAACAACATCCTGCTGAGCGCCGGCATCCTGTTCGTCGCCGCCGgtgagccgccgccgcccctcCCTCGCGCCGAAAAGAGGCTATCGCCGTGGCTACGGGCACGACCTGGCCTGAGAGTGCCTCCGTCCATTTGTCCACGCGTGGGCCGGTTCGCACGGGTCCTTaaatttttagatttttttagatttatttatttgcacttaCTAATTACAAAATAGAACAAATACACTTACTTAAAACAGTACAAAGAGGGCTATTGTAAAAAGTGAGATGCTAAAATGAGAAGCAATTCATAGAGTATTGAGTGTGCAAGGATTACCCATTAAGCCAGCAATAGCTGGCTCATTTTCAATGGGGTCCGAGACTGGACtattaaaataactaaatatacTAAATTGGCCGTCCTAAAACTCTTTCGCTGAGCGCGACACATTTCCTCGAACACAGGTGAACAGTGCCCATTAAAGCGGGGAAAAGTAGAAGCGTTACAGACCCGAGACTCTGTTTCTGTGCAACAGTACAATATGAAAttgccaaaatgaaaatgatgaaaacaaacCCTGCTTCCCATTCAGTTGAGCACATGACTTGCTAGGCTGTTACGAAAAGAAGCTTGGGTCTTCTGTCCATCTGTTACACACAGATTCAGATAGAAACCTGAAAAAATGCTGCATGCAGCAGACCTGTTGTGGATCTCATCGTTACttatctatttttcttttttttttttggtcctcgGGAGTTTGTATCTGATAACTATCTAATTGTGAGATATTATACAATCAATCACAGAGAACCAATACTCCATGGGTGGCTGAGCTTTTTTAAGACGCCGGTAATGTTGCCAAGGGGACCGTGAATATGACCgtcatacttttaaaaaaaacgaaagccAATGAAAAAGCCGCGTTTTaattctctcttcttcttcttcttcttcttcttcttcttccctcctCGGCTCTCCGCAGGCCTGAGCAACATCATCGGCATCATTGTCTACATCTCCAGCAACGCCGGCGACCCGAGCGACAAGAAGGACGAGGACAAGAAGAACCAGTACAACTACGGCTGGTCCTTCTACTTCGGCGCGCTGTCCTTCATCGTGGCTGAGTCCATCGGCGTGCTGGCCGTCAACATCTACATCGAGAGGAACAAGGAGGTGCGCTTCAGGGCGCGCCGGGAGTTCGCCAaggccgccgcctcctcctcgtccCCGTACTCGCGCATGCCCAGCTACCGCTACCGGCGGCGGCGCTCGCGCTCCAGCTCCCGCTCCACGGCGGGGGACCGGTCTCGGGAGACGTCCCCCGTGGGGCTCAAGATGGCGGGCTCCGTGCCCATGGGGGAGATCTCCATGTACACTCTGACCAGGGACCCCCTCAAGTCCGGCGGCACGGGCGCCTCCTACAGCCCGGACCACGACTCGGGCTTCCTGCAGGTCCACAACTGCTTCCCGAAAGACCTCAAGGACGGCATTAACCGGAGGACCACGCCCGTATGAGGGCCAGCTAGCTTCCATCCGCGGCGTCGCTAACAAGAGGCCATCAACTAAGGCTACTGGGTCGGTTCTGTGAGAGCCAGTGCCTGACGAGCTAGAACTAATCGGTACGGTGCAAGGTGTTGGATGATCAGTATTCATGTGAAGGAATTGCAAATAGTTTCTTCtgtctggaattttttttaaaaggctataATGATGTGTTAGGCGAGGGGAAGAGGCTGCGGCTAGCCTGATTGGGCCAAAGCTGGAATATAACCCATTCTAAAATTCAGAGCAGTAGCCAATCAAAACCCTCCCTGCTTACACAAAGCACTTTGCTGAAAAactttcccattttttttttttttacccaaggGGTCCAGCAAACCTGATTTTAGTAGCAATATTTTTTGAGATACACTGCAGTATCCCCCGTTATTTTCAAGATTCATATAACTTAGAAATTTCGTTAACATTATTgcagtatttaatttattgtggtagctgctgttggtggtgaatttttttctgatgtttttgtttgttcgtttgtttgcttgtctgatttttttttgttttttaaagtacGTATAGTTTGAATACATTTAACTCTTCAAGGTAAACTGGTGCTAACTAAAATGTAAGTAAAGCCTGAGCCTTTACCCCAAACGTCTGCGTTTTCGACAACgccacgcccccgcccctcgTGAGCGTGTTGGAGTGAAATATGCCGTGTTAGTGTTGTGCGATCAGAGCCAATGGCAGTTTTTTCACATTCGATGTTCCTGGCTGCCTGCCGTCTCTTTCAACAGTTCCCCAAATCAAATCCAGGGGTTGCGTCACATATTGTCGAAATGTGAATCATTCTAAATAATGGGCATGTGAGTTTTCATGTACCTGGACTTTGAACTTTGTGTTAACATCCCTTTATATGGTTGGGACCACAGATCTCTCGTCTGAATATAGAATCTTGATTTGCTCAGGGAAGCTGCAATCGTACGTTCAgtttaaggcaaaaaaaaaaaaaagatcaaataaaTTAGCCATTTTGTTGTGATGCGAAAAGCTTCGCCATCATTGGTGTTTCACGTCAATCTCAGAACGACTGTTAGTGTCactgagttttgttttgtttttgtttgtttggtttggtttttttgttgctaaatTTAGCCTTGTCAAAGGTATAGGCTTTAAATGCACATACTTGTGGGTCCACAGTGCAGGGTGACTGATATGATTCATTTGCCatgtacagcaaaaaaaaaaaaaaaattttaatacagTGAGTTTAAATTAGGCGAGTTCAAGTTTGATCTCTGCCACAATGATAAGTTGTAAAATGTACTATATTAAATGGATCAGAATAGATTAGATCTGTTAATATTACATTAACAAGGGCATAGCGATGAAGAGATcagcacaaacatttcattcgaGCAATCTGTGTGGCACGATTCTCTACACTGCCGCATAAAAGCTCACAATGTCCTCCTGTAAGACTAGCCGCTCAGAACCATGGCCCTGGACAAACAGGTCAAATGGCACCAGGTCAGTCCGGGAGAGGTGATTTTCAGTCCACGTCTTTCTAAATTCAGCCACACTCTAAAGCACAGGAATCAGTTCCTGTTtcataaaacaacacatttttcattgataatgtcagattttttttatttatttattaattttgttgttgtttttgccaaATTCTGTTTCCTATAGATGGAGGAAAATAAGAGAATATTTGTCGACGGAAATTACTTCATATCAGCGTCTATCAGCTGCAGCTCTAAACCTGTGAGGCATTAGGGAGGTCTGGCACCGTGGAGGATTTGGAAGAGGATGTGGGGGTGGTGGAGCAGGCGATGGGAGCTTTTACTACACAGCCAACAACTGTTGTTTTCAGAATTACAAGCTGAACTGTCGATGTTCAACAAAATGTTAGTTTATGGAGGTGCAACCTTTTTCCGTGTCGCAAGCCCGTTGAACTGGATCCTCATTTAAGTGGAGAGACCTGTGGGCTTTGAGCTAAGGACATCCATTTACTGTACCCTCTCTTTCACTTCaattcacacatacatatatatatatatatagagagagagagagagagagagagcgaattACAAGTCAatggaataatatatatatatataatatatgttcAAAAAGACATTTCTAATGACATATGGTCGATTCCCCATATagtcatttcataaataattattacattGTGTAAAAACACAACGATACATCCCTTTGAATGACCTTCTTATGGGAAACCTGTTCAATACCATTTGGTCGAGAGGGGTGAAATCCGCCGTACCATTGTGATGTAAAAACATGGCGGAAAGGCGTCATTCGCGGCTCCACACTCGTAACAGGTGTAGTGGGAGGCTTCAGACGCTCGCCTCTCTGGTGCCAGTCTGTTTTTTGCAGGTTTCCCCAAGCAGTCGGCTTGTAACACTATCGAAGCCTCACTGCCTCATGTTCGCTGTCTGGGGGAAGAGTGTCAGAGTCCAGTGCGCTTTAACACCGGTGTTCAAGTGGACAGGCCTAACGTGAAGGCAAACGGACTAGCCTCTGGGCAAAGATAGTGACTGTACCTTCTGCCGAGGTAAAACGTTTCATGCCTTAATAGATTAGAAAATAGAAGTGAAAAGTATATTGAGGAGGAACATTGGCAACACCAGTACATGGATGGATGTATTCAAAGCATCCATATATGCCTGTGAGCATTCTTTTAaattgattgacaattaatagTTACATGTAGATTTTTATAGCTAAAAaggtgaatatttatttataaatatatgttcTGTTCACTACAGAgtatttccttctttttttacttctgcAGTTAAACGATcagattggattttttttctgacaaaagacagcaaacattcactttgaatactttttttttttacgagtcACTGATGTGGATTGTTGCTATGGCAACGTTTAATGCAACCAATGGCAGTCCATATTTCCATTTCTAAACCAGAtgattgttttcagtgtttcgGTTTTGTGTCTGAGTACTGAGGTTTTATGAAAAGGGAGTATGTTCctgtgaaataaaaggaaaatatagCTTGTGCCACTGAagagaatgtttgtgtgtgcatgtgcatgcgttagtgcgtgcgtgcgtgtgtgtgtgtgtgtggatgtgcgtgtgtgtgtgtgtggatgtgcttgCATtagcgcgtgcgtgtgtgtgtgtgtgtgtgcgtgcatgtgcgtgcgtgcatgtttgtgtgtgtgtctgtacctgcatgcatggccgtgtgtgtgtctgtacctgcatgcatggccgtgtgtgtgtgtctgtacctgcatgcatggccgtgtgtgtgtgtctgtagctgcatgcatggccgtgtgtgtgtgtctgtacctgcatgcatggccgtgtgtgtgtgtctgtacctgcatgcatggccgtgtgtgtgtgtgtctgtacctgcatgtatggccatgtgtgtgtgtctgtacctgcatgcatggctgtgtgtgtgtgtctgtacctgcatgcatggccgtgtgtgtgtgtctgtacttgcatggatggctgtgtgtgtgtgtctgtacctgcatgcatgcttgtgtgtgtgtgtctgtacctgcatgcatggccgtgtgtgtgtgtgtctgtacctgcatgcatggccgtgtgtgtgtgtgtctgtacctgcatgcatggctgtgtgcgtgtgtctgtacctgcatggatggctgtgtctgtttctctggATACTGCTCCAGCATTCATTCCTGgctggctggaggaggagatgagTGAGTCATGAACTGTGTCATCGGCTGAGCCCTGCACTGGAGACTCAGTCTGTGATGCTCTGCTTTGGATAGGAGCCCCAGCGAGCAAAAGCCAGAACCTAGACATTCTAGAGGCATGGAAATCTTGGCTGAGAGACATCGACATAAATGGATTCGGTTAACCCcacaatatagctcaggttttacccggatACAGTAGCCTGGCTGCATCCTAGTCGGCTAGAATAccttcacttttcaaccaaatgaaGCCGGGTTTTAACCTGAATGCCTAGACAGTATTTCACCAACTTATCACCCCAGATATGCTCACCAGGGCCTCACTGAGCAGATCCTTCTCACAGCCACTCCTCAGTACGAACTCAAGACTTCCAAACCTAAATCTGACCACTCATGTGGAAGAGTTGCCAAAAGACCAATGTCACAGGTTTGCTTTATCAAATTTGCATCTGTTGATGTTGAAATTTagagaaattaaataataactCAGTT
Protein-coding sequences here:
- the LOC118219633 gene encoding voltage-dependent calcium channel gamma-4 subunit-like, which produces MAWCDRGVQMLLTTVGAFAAFSLMTIAIGTDYWLYSRGYSCNATNITTDETQAQPKKTKGDLTHSGLWRICCIEGINKGSCYRINHFPEDNDYDTDSSEYLLRIVRASSVFPILSTILLLLGGLCVGVGRIYSGKNNILLSAGILFVAAGLSNIIGIIVYISSNAGDPSDKKDEDKKNQYNYGWSFYFGALSFIVAESIGVLAVNIYIERNKEVRFRARREFAKAAASSSSPYSRMPSYRYRRRRSRSSSRSTAGDRSRETSPVGLKMAGSVPMGEISMYTLTRDPLKSGGTGASYSPDHDSGFLQVHNCFPKDLKDGINRRTTPV